Genomic DNA from Euleptes europaea isolate rEulEur1 chromosome 14, rEulEur1.hap1, whole genome shotgun sequence:
TTTGGCCAGGATTGCCTTTTTTATGACAACAGCATCTGATCACTAGATTTGAGCCATGTAGACAAGCTGCTAAACCGACCGAGGCCATTTTATTTCCTGGTTTCCTCGGTGCTGCGGCACATTCAGCTTAACTCTTTTCCCATCTGAAGGAGACAGCAAAATCTGCTCCTAAAGCTTTGAGAATCGGCGGTTGACCCAGTTCCAGCCTAGGGTCAAACTATGGTTACCTGGCTAATGTGCTTGTCCTGGATATTaactaacttaaaaaaacaaacggtggttataaaaataaataaagtcattTTGGGTTTTAAGTCATTTTTGGTTGTTTGGGTCTGTGGGGAACATTTGGCATCCTTGGTTGGACTTCAGTCTATTCTCAAGAGGGATGAAAATGGGGAGAGGAGACATTCTGTTTTCCAAAGACTGTTTTATTGTAAAATCATAAATACAACACTTGACATGAATCTCCCAAGAAACAGCTTATTAGAGGTACAGGCTCTTATTTTATGTATTCCACCCGGGCATTTAACTTGGGAAAAAATCTGTCTTTAGGAACCTTCCAAGTAACTTCAGAGTAGGGCTGTGTCTATTCTGGTAACAACGTTTGTGCTAAGAAAACCCCTTTTTCTTGTACAAATTgagtgggttttaaaaaatgtaggtttttcttctgttttgcttAAATTTAGCTAGAAACCCCACAAAGGCTACTATGGGTGGGCCAAAGacgaagcccccccccaaactaatTTTAAATCTGCTAATTCAACACACATTTTCAATCTCTGCCTCCTATGGCCCAGCAAAATTGATCTAAATgcttctgcagtgcaaaactatttagtctggaaattttgatatgctggcatgtgattggtcagttgaccatattaataaatttgatctAAATGCAAGCTGAGTTTATGAAGCCGAATTTTGCACTTGCAGTATTCTGTACTACTGTGGCCTATGCACACATTTGTCTCTGAAAAAATAAGCCCTGTCTCAAGAAAATCTTACTGGAATGTCGTATTCTTTAAGGTGTTGCagaacttctgttttattttgctaccagCTACCCCACTGGAACTATACACACAGCCCTGCTTTAGAGTTTCTTCTGTGCTACTGCTGGGAAGCTAGTTGGCTTCATTCATCTTTGGGCATGAGTCCCTCCGTTCAGGTTGATTACAAGTAGCAATTATTGTTAAAGGGGGCTTGTGTGGCTTATTAATAGCGTTCCACACTGAAACCGCCCCATGTCAAAACAGCAGGGAATCAGTTAGCTTTGTATTTAATTCTCCTATCTGCCCAccctttcctccccccgcccccaggcaaAACCTGAGAACGCTTAACGGTTTCAAATGTTTCTTCACAGAAAGCAAAGTCAGCTACGGAGTTTGTGCCGAAAAATGCACTTGGGAGACCATTCTTGAACACCAACCATACAGGAGACTTTGAACAAGAGTCTTTCTTTATTTAACACACAGCAAGCGTGACAGTagataacctttttttttttaaatacagtacATGTTTTGACAGGAGGGTCGGCTGCCCTTGACCAGTTccccacaacccctcccccccaatcatGAAGACAAGCCAGTGGTGGCGATCTTTATAAAAATAGTGTGTTGCTACAAAAGTATAAATTAATGCTACCGGTATTAAGAAATATTAAACACAGTAAAACTTATAAGGATTAagaaaaatattcattaataccTGTAGAAAACTCTGgcctaaaaatattttttttaatatttttaaacttttttttctgtAATCTTTCTCTTTTAAAGATGTTAGTTTTCTGTAACTCTCAGGTAGAGAGACGCAGGTTACTGCATCTCTGGTATTGCCTGGAACATTAATCTACGACAAAGGAAAAGTACATACTTCACTGCAGGTAGAGAAGGCAGGGGCAGAAAGGTAATTGgtttttacaaacaaacaaacaaaaaacccagatacttcctccccttcctcttagCTGAATTCCTACCACCCATAATAGGATTCAGTTCAGATAAAATGTGATAATGGTTTATTGTATCTTTTGGTGGTTTGAAGTCAGGATTTGGCTCGCAGATGATCCTCCAAATCCTGGCTTGCCTTGTAACACATTGGTTCAATTGCCTTTGCTTTTTTGCCTACAGTGGTGCCGTTGGTATCTGAACCAGCGTTGTGCTAGGGCTTCAGACCATAGCTTAACATATCCTGTAGCTATGGATCAGTGTCACAGGGCTTTTATGTGATGTGTATGAACTGAGCATAGGAGCAGGGACATTACCAGTCAAGTTGGCGTCTTCTCATCCCCAATAGTGCAGGGCGGGATTAGACAATGCTGGCTTCAGAGTAAGATAAAAGCAGGAAGCATAAATGTTGCACACAATACTTTAGAGTCTTCCCCACAGTGATGGTTCTGAGGTTCGTTGTGGCAGCTGCCAAACGCAGCAGCAACGGGCTTCCACAAAGTAAGTTTTAGTGCACCTTTTTCTTAACTGGTAATAGACATAATGCTATTATCAATTACCAGTTGgggacaccccccaaaaaaaaattcttgaggtgtgggggggatgtgACCACTGGAGTGCCAGTGTGGGCAGGGCTAGGCAAGATCCACACTTGCCCATCCATACAGCAGCCACCCCTGGCCTTCCTGAGATCTTTCAAAAAAGAACATCGTTTCGGAAAGATCACAGGAAAAGCCAGTCAGTGCATGAACGCGGCATGCTGTGTGGAAGtgggcaacacccccccccacacacacacttcaaaatAGCACCCAAGCTGCACCAAAACACTGCTGTGGAAGAGATCGAGGAGTGAGTGGTAGGTGCCATGAGAGGAAAGGCAATTAATTTCTTTCACGAGGCTACCCATGGTGGCCCATGCCTGCATCATCTGAAGACAGCATATTATTTTATTCATACTGTGCAAACGATAAAAGGTAACTGAGTAATTGTAAAACGGATTTCATTTTCCCTGGCTATCAGGCCTGTCTCATCAGTACTGGCTGCTTCGGAGCTGTTACCTGCTGCACTAGGAGCTCTTTTTCCTGCGACCTGTAGAGGATGATAACCCCACCGTGAGGGCTACAGGCAAGAAGTGTTCTGGTGGGGCATGGGCTGTACTGTAAACAGTTCTGCAGGCATGCTTTTCAGGCTGGGGTTAGATAGTGGGAGCTATTTTTCCTCAGGATGAGCTATTTTTCCTGGGCATGGTGCTGCTGCTCGCTTAAGGGCCCAGGAAGTCAAGGCAAATTGCCTCTTTCCCCAGTTCTCTGTCCCCAGCCAGCCCAGCATAAGCTCCCAGGAACTGTGGCTcaattgtagagcatctgcttggcaagcagaaggccccaggttcaatccccagcatctccagttaaagggattaaagggactaggcaagtaagtgatgagaaagacccctgcctgagaccctggagagctgctgccggtctgagtagacaatactgactgatggaccaagggtttgattcagtataaggcagtttcatgtgttcaacacgtCTTACAATACATCAGGCCACTGGTttagcaaagtcagtattgtctacactgactggcagtggctctccagggtctcaatctTTCCCATCCTACCCCTAACTCCTTTAAAATCAAGAGGATATAGTCCAGCATTTATAGCAGTGGGAAATGCTTTGGCTTATCAGAGGTTGTTTGGTACAATGTCTTTTCTTGATTTATAACAGTTTAAAACCAGTTGATTTCCACTTATACCTAGACCCTAAACATAGCTTTAAATCTCCAGAGGCCGCTGACCTTAACTGCCCATTGCTGAAGCTTGTAGCACCTAGATAAAAACAGGTGTTTTTGCAGTGGTCACGGGTGGACCAATCTCCCCCACTCACCCCGTAGTTGCTTCACAGGGTTCAATATTAAGATAAGGTGTGCGGGACGAGGGGGGAACAGTTGGTAGCCATGAACATCTTTTTAACATGAAGGCCTTTCCTtgcctttatcccttagaagctccttgatccactgatcttgagtagcgtaattttaaatctgatgtttgagggatataacgaccaaaataaatcttgccactgacaatgtagccttgggatccctgtcaataAATACAGGAAGGCCTTGCTCGGGTTTTACTAAGCTTAAATCAGAGGGGCTTTCCCAGAGCCATGTGGATCCCTTGCTCGTATTGCTCCCTTTTACACGTCAGCTATCTTTCCCATCTCCGCCCGGCGCTATGAATTCCCGCACAAAGCAGCAACAACCTACACCAGCTGACCCTTCCACTGCCACCCTTAACTGTAAAGCCATTTTGTTCAACCTAAGGCAGCAGCAATCAACTGCTTGCCCTTTGCTTTACGGGCCTCCAAGCAAGAAAAATACTGGCCTGCAAGAAAAGAACCCCTCTACCTTTGGCTGTCTTGCCTGTGATCATCACGCCTTAACGTGGGCGAGCAGTGGCATCAAGGAAGTATGGGGCCGCTTTTGTCTTTGCTCTACAGATCTGGGAGGTTTTCATAAGATTTCAAAAAGATGTTTTGCTGGTAGGGGAAACAATGAGAGGTCTGTACGTATGCTTGGAGAAGCGGATCCTTTCTCAGACTACCGGCAGGCTCTAGCTTTGCGCTAGGTTGGGGTGATAgaacaggttcccccccccctctacagcaggggtccccaacctttttgagcctatgggcacctttggaattctaataGTGTGGTGGGctcaggcacaaaatggctgctgcagggggcggagccagccacaaaaaaggCTGTCATGGCttacacacagtgaagatctttgtgttgtggtggtggctggtgccaaagcaacgtttttaaaaatctgcaccgtCAAATCTCCAATGTCCAAACAGAACCCTTGCCAGTCAAAACCCTCACTttgccctacccactttctaaaagcacttggcaggtaccaggaaagatgtcagtgggttgcatggtgcccacaggcaccatgttggggacccctggtctacagaGTGCCCAGGAAGTCGGAGGCCGCCATTTTCCAAAAACAGACTTTTCTCTAATGGGGAAGAGCACCACTTGCAGAATTGGGCCAAATATCAGGCAAGGTGGCCCAAGCCACTACACTTTTCTTCTCTTCTGCTGTGTAACCAAGAAGTTTACCTGGTCCACCAAAATCCAAGGTAGGATAAGACAGACTCATCTctctgcagggagcaagggcagaCTTGGCTGTTTCCCAACCACACCACAAGTGCCAaacaaaaccttttaaaatgaaattggcacttatgtattttttttaaaaggggtaggGTTAAGGAGAAAAGTAAAAGCCCACCGACCCTGAAACACCACTGAGGGTATGGTTTGAGGTAGCCCTTGTGGCAATGTGCCTGGTTTTGAGGGAGCAGCTACAAGACTGTGATAATCCAGCCTGAGGCTATTCAGAGTTGCTCTGGGAAGCCTGTATCTCTGTCCCCACAGGAGCAAGTACCAGGTGATGGCAGGCCCAAGCTGTGCGCCTCATCTcctaatccccctccccaaacctacacCTGCAACATCCATGCACCGGAGGAGACCACTATACCGACACACCCAGCTGCTGCCTACAGGACATGCAGGCGCGCCAGCtgcaagctcccccccccacacacacacacacagctgcgcCACAATGGGCCACCTCCCACATAAAGCAGTAAGAACTCAGCAGGTATTACAGTTCAGGGAACAAACAGGTACATGGCACGGGTCTGGAGAGGAAGGAGAAACCTGGACTCACTTTGTACCAAGCTTCCAACTGTTCTGGAAAAGAACCAGCACTTCGACACTGAAGGGCTTCATACTGCATGGTGAGATCTTCTCCCACGGACACTCCTTCTGGCCCAGCCCAGGCCTGCAGGAAGAGGTGTCTGGGTGGCAACTGCTTTGGTTGGCAAAGTGTCCTCCTGTAAGGTTTTTTACAGCAACTGTGACAGGCTGAGCAGCTGCCTAAGTCAGTATTAAACCACCGGCCTCTCTACGTGCCTACGCTGTAGAAAGGAAAGGGACATATTCAGGGATGAGATGGCTTGGGGGAAGCGAGCAGGTCTACGCAAGCGGCGGCCTTCAGGCCGGCAGGTTCATCTTGCCTTCTGCCCAAGGTGAGCAAAACCAGCGCTTCCGTAAAGGACAATACACTGCGCCGAGGTCAACTATTGCTTTGAATGTGGGTATCCCAGAGGGAAGGCTCGTGGGCACAGGTGCGCGAAAGATCTTAAACTCACAGTAATTTTTGGAGAGGGCAGAGAAGGAAAGGGGTTCGGACAGACTCGGGTGTAGGTTAGCTGCTAACGGTATTTCACCATGAGCAAGAATCCTGCACCAAagaaccatctctctctctcaatgcTAGAATCCGCACAGAGACCTTTTTGTGATACACCAGTGCAAGGAGCCGGTGTTTCCTGGAattttattggggaggggaggaggtcaTTATTGTGTATATAAAAAAATAGAAACAcctatagaaaaaaaaaccaagtttgTTACAGACATTCTTTGCCACAATAAATTATCTCGGGTCTAACTTGAAATCTTTTCAAAAGGTAAAATTGCTAAGCTATCAAACTCAGAAATTGAGAGCGGAGACAGAGtagttatttttctttcattaaaaaaaaactcttaataataattaattaatttttaaaaaatccttcaaGTCTCCCTTCCTGATTACTAGAGATAATTGGTGTTTTGGAAACACAGCTGCCCTTGTGAACTTGCACTGTTACGCTCAGAAGGCCGAGGCGAGACGCCTTCGTGATACACAGTTCTCTTTAGGAGCAAAGTCCAGTGTGGATCCGAAAAAGCAGGTGTGGTTCCCCCTGGCAGGAGGGCCCATGAgatggtggggtgtgtgtgaaacagaacagcaggaaaggagaaagaaagagaaaaaccaaTAACAATTCAAGTCACTAGAACTCAGCTGCCAGAAGACAGAAGAGTGCTGTCTGCCAGAAGAGTATAAGTATCCAATTGGTCTGCCCCCCCTCAGCAGTGTAAGTATGTTTATCAAGttcgcacgcgcgcacacacacacacacacacacacacacactcgcaagGAAGGAGTGTGTTCTTAGCAGAGGTATGGCTCTGGCACACACCCCAGCATTCCTTTCCATCCTAGCTTTTTATACacacattaaatatatatatatatatataaaaagccattttgtttcccagggCAATCAGAAATGAGGTCCACAGTGTTCAGAACTTAAATGGGATTCTTTGTTTGGAACAGTGTTTTGTTATGTGTTGAGGGTAGTGTCGGAGGGTAACTTCGcccccatctccctcccctcccccctccctcccactgaGTTTTAAAGCATATTGGACTTCAAGAACATGAGCTTGTTCATATCTTCTGGACTGAGCAGCCGTCTCCTCTTGATCAAGAGGGCCTGCTCACACATATTTACACAGTTGCTTCTGGCACCCACCGCGGGCACTGCTAGGAGCCAAAAGGCCAACTTGGCTAGTTTAGTATGCTTCTGAGTAACGCAGGACCAGTACTGAAAGAGGTCGGGTGTGGCTTGGAAGAGGGGCTCCTGCAGGTAGTCATAGACTTCGTTTTTGCCCGACCGGTCGTCTTCCTGAGTTGGCGAGCTTTCGCTTGAGGTCCGTGGTTTTTTGGTGGAAGGCTCAAACTCTGGCTCCTCTGCCCAAGACTCTTTCACTTCATTGATCAGCTCGCAGACTTTGCCGATGATCTCCTCGTGTTGATATGGTGGGACCGGGCGCAGCTTCTGCTGCGGGTCCAGAATCATGGCGACCTTGTGGGCCGAGTGAACTTTGAAGTTTTCCTTCAGCGCTTCCAGAAAGAGGTGGCACAGTTTGCTGACGATGCCCGCGTCGTTGGCTTTGGAGGTGAAGAGCTTCTCCAATTTCACGTAGGTGGGCAGCACCAGCTGTAAGGTGGGCCGGCTCTCGTTGCTCAGTTCGATGACGGCTTGCTTCACTGGAGCCAAAATGGCAGCCAGGTTGCTGAGCAAGTGCTTGTTAAGGTTCTGGATGAGATTCATCTTCTTGGCTCTGCTGTAGAATTCGCAGATCTGCTCGTAGCGCTCATGGACGAGCAGCAGGGAGTCCGTCACAGAATTCCAGCAGGGTGGGGGTGACGTCTCCTCAAGGGAGCCAAAAGTCTCCTTAGAGATCCCCGTAGAACCCGCCAGATCCTCACAGACATTCAGCAGCTCAATGACTTCGTGCATGTTGCGAGCCTGAAGAGTCCGCTTGTTCAGCACGCTCTGCACGACTGAGTTCAAGGCACACGCCGAGCAACGCAGGCACATGCCTGCCTTGGAGAAAGCGGAGGAACTCACCTTGCAGTCTGTGACGTACACTGTTCTGATCTCAGACATCACAAACTCAGACAGCACGTTCTGCACCCAGTGGTGGACCAAGTCCCCGTTGTCTCTAAGATCTACCCCCTTGATCCCCAAGACATAGCTCTTGATGCTATTGCCTTCTGCCTGGTAAGCAGTCAAGATGTAGCACGAATCGGGGCCGACGCTCTGTGAGTGACAGGTGACACCTATGCCCAAGCAAGCGTTGCTGCCCAGGGCACAcgtcaccttcaccttcacctggTTGTACATCCGAGGCAAATGCTTCAGAGCCAGCGTGTTAAAGTTGCCCAGGATCTCTGTGACTGAGAAGGCCCCGTAGCGGGCACCGCTGTCGACGAGGGTTTGAGCCAGCTTGATGAACTCCTTGCCGCTCACCACGCTCAGCGTCCCCAGGTCAGCACACATCACCCGCAGCAGCCTCTCGGCGATGGTCTGCCGCTCCTTCTCAGGGATCGCACTGTTTGTCAGCGAGCTGCTGGCTGATGCTGTAGGAAAGGGTAGGGGGGGTGGAGGACAAACCTTCAGCCGCAAGAAGTGAGACCTTGCAGCGGAATGATTAAAAAACAGCCTCAGCCGCTTTACTGACCACACAGCAAGAAGCCAGCAGGCGTCCTCAACATTCTAAGTATGGGCCAGTCCTAGCATAGCATTGGCTATGTGCTGAGTGGGTCGCTGGTCCCGCAAACCTTCCCAGTAATGTGGCCTCTGGTCttggggaggagaagagttgaggctcagcggcagagctcctgctttgcatgcagaaggaccctgGGCCACCGGCGGCTGATCCCTACTCTGGTGCACCTGAACACAAAACAACACTCGTCGGTACATACTGTTGTTAGCGTTGTTTCTTTGGAGGTGTGGTTTCCACTTTTCTTCCACCACTGCTGGAGGTGACCTGGGGTGGTTGGAGGCGAGGCTGTTCTCGTTGTCAGCTATGGGGCACAACAAAGGAGGCACGGGAATCTACAGTTTACTttcaacttaaaaaacaaaacccaaacaagACTCAAAGTTCTACTAGCCACTTACCCAACAGAGACTGCCTctggtgtagtgtggtgtagcgtggtgtagtggttaatagcggtggtttggagtggtggactctgatctggagaaccaggtttgattccccactcctccacatgagtggcagactctaatctggtgaactgggttttattccccacttacACATggatccagctgggtgaccttgcgcaagttacagctctgttagggctctctcagccccacctacctcacagggtgtctgttgtggggaggggaagggaaggtgattgtaagccagtttgagtctcccttaagtggtagagaaagtcggcatataaaaaccaactcttcttcttctctatacTATGGTATACTGGAATAATAGTATGTCCCCAATGGTAGAAATGCCACTGTCTTTTCTCAGCATTAGTTCAGACAACACTCAGCTACAGTTGACGAATCATGGGATCAACTTGTGCAAGCATTATAATACCTGAAGAGAGGACTCCAGTGTGGTTtggcggttaagagtggtggactctaatctggagaaccaggttggtttccccactcctacacataaagccagctgggtgaccttgggatagccacagttcttttcaaactctctgggcctcacctacctcacaaagtgtctgttgcagggagaggaaaggaaggagattgtaagccgctttgattctccttaaaaggtagagaaaatcggcttataaaaaccaactcttcttcttctcctctttttttatgtatggctgtttccctcgcagtcactcctctgacgacttcaggtctttgtttcgaTTCTGCATGCCctttcccaccatcagaggtcgcctcgctcttcttcatttccttgcattttgccAGGGTTTTCAGGGACCccttttatcttgaatttgaaaatgtgggcaaaatgtggggaaatgcagggggagagtgaggcgacctctgatggttggacacggcatgcataatccaagcatagacctgaagtcattggaggggtgacgctgagtgaaacacccatgcataaaagaccatagaggaACAGACTCAGATGTTAAAATGGACCAATATGCTGCCCCCAAAGTCCCTTCTTTAGACATTACTGCCTGCACAAATAGATGCTGTTATTTGTGACTGCTGACCTAAGGCTTGCTGCTGGCCCCCAGGCCAACGATTCACTTGCAACTTCCCTGGGAAATTGAAGGGTTGAATCCACTCCCAGACTTGCATGAGATTATAGCTCCTCTTCCAGTGAAACGCCATCGCTCGGCAAGCCATGAACAGTTAATAAGATTAAAGAGTTTCAGTTTCATCTTCTTGGCTGCAAATCTgggttctcaaaactctacaggaGCTGGACTGAGCACAATTTTTCTATTTTGCTCCAAATCCCTTAAATTATCTTCTGTCTAGCTGGTCCTTTGTGTACATTTGTGGTAAACTGCCAAAATGACACTGTAGCAGTATCATCAGACCAGAACATAATACCCTGGTGGACCTTAGAGTCATCTCCTGGACTGCATAATGATACTGTAGTGGATAATCCACAAGGTAAAGGGCCTGGCAGAGAACGATGTTCCAATCCGGATCTCCCATTTGTATTCTAATTTCTTGTTCCCCTCACACAGATCTCTGCTGGGTGCTATCTTAATTACCCAACAATCCCCAAGAATGCCTCCAGGAGAAGATCCCAGACCAAGCTGGCCTTTGTCCCTGTCCCCAAGGCTACCACCTCTGGCATCCATGATGGAAAGAACCAGGCATAACACACTTGCTTGCAAACTTaattatttcattcatttgtaccccacctttctccccaacggggaccccaGGCATTTTatctcattcccctctcctccattttatcctcacagcaaccctgtgatgtaggttaagaTGGCAGAGAGTGTGActctggcccaaggtaacccagcaagcttccatggcatgagtggggatttgaacgcagGTCTTCCAGACAGTAGTCGGACATCCTCCTGGCTCTTCAGAGGTAAATGACACACCCCATCCTAACACGAGACCAAGTCCACATCCAAAACCCTGCAGTGTACGTAAGGGGCCCGCATCCTCTATTATGTCTCCTCACATCCACTGAAGGtgcctttcttttcccccccagaATGATACAATTCCAAAGGTAATTTCCATATCGAATCACTATCCACTCCCgctgacccccaccccaaactgccAGCCCTTACCAATTCTACATTTACACACAAAGCAAggagaaatgcagggagagaatGGAAAAGCAAGAGGAGCCCAGTGACATTATTCATTGTTTAAAGTTGTAATTTTCATGTTGCTCAAGCTTGGTCTTGGCTCTGCCTGTTGCTCTCTCCTTATCGGCCACATCTAGCCAGTATATTAGCAAACAgtcacctttccccccacacttAGGGACAAACTGCCTTCAAGCCCAGCTTGTGGACTCCCCCCATCCCCAGAAGCATATGGCAGACTGCTGTGTGGGAAACCTTAGGGTCCAATCCAGAATGGCTCCTTATGGTCTTCCTTCCGTTtgtgttcattaaaaaaacaaaaagtgtcTATCAAAACAGCATTTCTGGATGCTGCCCAAGACAAAAACACAGACTTGATTTCCCAGGGGAAATACATCCATACAGATTTTAAGTCTAAAGCAGTTTCCTTCGTGTTCTGCGGGAACTGTTCCACAAGCACTCCCAACGAAAGGAAACATCGGCTGGGTCAGAAAGCACCACGGAACCTGAACTCATTTTTGTGGACTGATAGAAGTGATTTAGCAGGCTTACCAGCGTGGGATTGCATGTGTTCCAGGAGATTGTTGTAGAACTGGAATTGGATCCCGCAGGCCCCACAGGTATATGGTTCTGAAAGAGGAAGGTGAGAAGGGGAGAGTTAGACTCCGCCAGGATACAGCTTACCCACACCTCCACAAAGTCCAAAGAATCTCGTGGCTAACGGCAGCTCCCTGCAGTCGACTCAGGTTTGGGCATCAGGAACTGGGACGTGTAGAACTGCCCAAAGAAATTACAGTTAAGTACTCCACACCCGACCCAAGAGAGGGAGTCCAGAATCTACCTGCCTGGAAGGGGAAGGCAAAGCAAAACCATCCAGCTGCCGGCTGTTGCTGCCTAGAACTTCACCAGTGGGACACCTGCTTGAAGTCTATACCTCTTTGCTGGAGCAGGACCCTGAGTTAGAAGTATCTGCTCAGGAGACAGGAGTGCAGCATATTCTTCCCCATAGCTTCTGTGATAAAGCCTGGACTCCTGGGGGGCCACCAAAGGGGCAACTCCAAGGGAGGGCAACTTTGGGGAAGCAGCGCTGACGGGGTCAAGAGGGCCTGCGTCCTTGTTTATTGACCAGAGGTACTGAGAGGGCTAAAGGGGACTcatgttgggggtgggtgggaatcctAGTTTGCAACTGCCTCCTTATTGGGGAGATAGCCAACAGGTTtgtgcattggggagggggctgccatcCCCTGGGATCCTGGGTAGAGGGAGATACAGTGGTGGGACACAGACCGGCTGCTCGTAGAGTCTAGGAGAAGGAGTAAGTATGGTAGCATAGACCACTTGTCTAAGGCGCTGGATTAAGGCTCCAGTCTCTTCAGGGGCATGGGTTTGAATCCCACCCCTGCCAcaaagctttggggaggggc
This window encodes:
- the ZNF618 gene encoding zinc finger protein 618 isoform X6; translated protein: MKAEGSDSAASHSLPSEETAPLTEVKVKTEVPDEYVQEVIWQDDAKDSKKSLKDEAGEVPAEICVVIGGVRNQQTLGKLGSYECGICGKKYKYYNCFQTHVRAHTDTEAASGEGASPGNNFRYTCDICGKKYKYYSCFQEHRDLHAVDDPYDQTIIAKDEVKEEEPEPFQKIGPSMTYRVCNLKTGNYTCEFCGKQYKYYTPYQEHVALHAPIKYSRSPLFVAVKTEASPSGKKTPASIIRCSTLFHRTPSGVPPASQSQMFRAPNSGSPGSKATTESAFSRRVESKTQNNFEETNSSSQNSSETASPLVSNPFPLLQKSGQSLDRIVSSQGGKIPKRRQEPIRIHQAPGADHLNGSSTPAEERGSKPYTCGACGIQFQFYNNLLEHMQSHAADNENSLASNHPRSPPAVVEEKWKPHLQRNNANNTSASSSLTNSAIPEKERQTIAERLLRVMCADLGTLSVVSGKEFIKLAQTLVDSGARYGAFSVTEILGNFNTLALKHLPRMYNQVKVKVTCALGSNACLGIGVTCHSQSVGPDSCYILTAYQAEGNSIKSYVLGIKGVDLRDNGDLVHHWVQNVLSEFVMSEIRTVYVTDCKVSSSAFSKAGMCLRCSACALNSVVQSVLNKRTLQARNMHEVIELLNVCEDLAGSTGISKETFGSLEETSPPPCWNSVTDSLLLVHERYEQICEFYSRAKKMNLIQNLNKHLLSNLAAILAPVKQAVIELSNESRPTLQLVLPTYVKLEKLFTSKANDAGIVSKLCHLFLEALKENFKVHSAHKVAMILDPQQKLRPVPPYQHEEIIGKVCELINEVKESWAEEPEFEPSTKKPRTSSESSPTQEDDRSGKNEVYDYLQEPLFQATPDLFQYWSCVTQKHTKLAKLAFWLLAVPAVGARSNCVNMCEQALLIKRRRLLSPEDMNKLMFLKSNML
- the ZNF618 gene encoding zinc finger protein 618 isoform X1 yields the protein MLPTDSSCIRENASDVTEAPIQKQSNGDEKEILVPHSTASPLPTCSTDMSGNTTDITETPERLKRSQKSMKAEGSDSAASHSLPSEETAPLTEVKVKTEVPDEYVQEVIWQDDAKDSKKSLKDEAGEVPAEICVVIGGVRNQQTLGKLGSYECGICGKKYKYYNCFQTHVRAHTDTEAASGEGASPGNNFRYTCDICGKKYKYYSCFQEHRDLHAVDDPYDQTIIAKDEVKEEEPEPFQKIGPSMTYRVCNLKTGNYTCEFCGKQYKYYTPYQEHVALHAPIKYSRSPLFVAVKTEASPSGKKTPASIIRCSTLFHRTPSGVPPASQSQMFRAPNSGSPGSKATTESAFSRRVESKTQNNFEETNSSSQNSSETASPLVSNPFPLLQKSGQSLDRIVSSQGGKIPKRRQEPIRIHQAPGADHLNGSSTPAEERGSKPYTCGACGIQFQFYNNLLEHMQSHAADNENSLASNHPRSPPAVVEEKWKPHLQRNNANNTSASSSLTNSAIPEKERQTIAERLLRVMCADLGTLSVVSGKEFIKLAQTLVDSGARYGAFSVTEILGNFNTLALKHLPRMYNQVKVKVTCALGSNACLGIGVTCHSQSVGPDSCYILTAYQAEGNSIKSYVLGIKGVDLRDNGDLVHHWVQNVLSEFVMSEIRTVYVTDCKVSSSAFSKAGMCLRCSACALNSVVQSVLNKRTLQARNMHEVIELLNVCEDLAGSTGISKETFGSLEETSPPPCWNSVTDSLLLVHERYEQICEFYSRAKKMNLIQNLNKHLLSNLAAILAPVKQAVIELSNESRPTLQLVLPTYVKLEKLFTSKANDAGIVSKLCHLFLEALKENFKVHSAHKVAMILDPQQKLRPVPPYQHEEIIGKVCELINEVKESWAEEPEFEPSTKKPRTSSESSPTQEDDRSGKNEVYDYLQEPLFQATPDLFQYWSCVTQKHTKLAKLAFWLLAVPAVGARSNCVNMCEQALLIKRRRLLSPEDMNKLMFLKSNML